A region of Nakaseomyces glabratus chromosome E, complete sequence DNA encodes the following proteins:
- the VPS68 gene encoding Vps68p (CAGL0E01639g~Ortholog(s) have role in late endosome to vacuole transport via multivesicular body sorting pathway, protein targeting to vacuole and Golgi apparatus, Vps55/Vps68 complex, fungal-type vacuole membrane, mitochondrion localization), translating into MDEEPQHLFRFPFHLPSFDGMRTIGVYLAGVLYALGFWAFIDSVLFSKYNNASDLHITFVDWVPFLCSTFGMLIVNSIEKNRLLQGALSGDNGMFGGMNMDSQLAWQARSVLFLGFALLAGGISGSLVILIIKYIVRDYISFPTLGMGIENVVSNACVMLSCVVLWVAQNIEDEYSYNLTL; encoded by the coding sequence ATGGACGAAGAACCTCAACATTTATTTAGGTTTCCTTTTCACTTGCCATCCTTTGATGGTATGCGCACGATTGGTGTATACTTGGCAGGTGTACTCTATGCCCTAGGGTTCTGGGCATTTATAGACTCGGTGCTGTTTTCCAAGTATAATAATGCTTCAGATTTACATATTACTTTTGTGGATTGGGTCCCGTTTCTTTGCAGCACGTTTGGTATGCTGATAGTAAACTCGATTGAGAAGAACAGGCTTTTGCAAGGGGCTTTATCTGGTGACAATGGTATGTTCGGGGGTATGAACATGGATTCACAATTGGCATGGCAAGCTAGATCTGTGCTGTTTCTGGGGTTTGCACTACTAGCTGGTGGCATTTCTGGTTCTCTAGTAATTTTGATTATAAAGTATATTGTGAGAGACTACATATCATTCCCAACATTAGGGATGGGTATCGAAAATGTGGTCTCAAACGCATGTGTGATGCTAAGTTGTGTTGTTCTATGGGTTGcacaaaatattgaagatgaatATTCATACAACCTCACTTTGTAA